Part of the Fusarium musae strain F31 chromosome 3, whole genome shotgun sequence genome, ATATCTATCTCATTGGATGCCCCTATGAGACGATGCAAGAATGTCGACAGAAGAGCCAATTTCTTCTCGTAGCAGTCCTTACAGTAGCTGCTCTCCATGACTCAACAGCAGATTACATCTACCCCGTGATAAGCTCTGAATTCCGCAGACTCTTCGAAACGTCAATATTCGAAAGACGGCTAAGCCGCGATTATCTCCGCGCCCTGTGCATCGGGTGCTACTGGCTCAGCGACTTATCATGGATGTTATCAGGCCACGCGATACGAAGAGCAGCTGAATTCGATCTTCACAACAGCTACGACAGAGCTATTGAAAAAGCTAGCACTGAGGATGCGCAGTGTGCAAGGATTTGGTACATACTCTGTGTTTGCGATCAGCAGCTCGCGACGCAGTATGGGAGACCGTCGATAGTGCAGGAGGATCCGTCGACGCAGGGCGCTACGGATTTCTTGCATTGTGCTGTTTCTCATGAGGAGGATAGACGGCTGTTGAGTCAGGTGACTGTTGTGAGCATTTTGAGGAGTATTCGGGAGTTGTTTACTGCGAATAAGGGGAAGCCGATACCGAGGCTGCATTTGAACCATATTTCGCATTTTAGGATACAACTTGATCAATGGTTTGCGTTTTGGACAGATCAAGTGCAAGGCAACTCACCCAGCTCAGTCGTTGTGTCGGAAGATCGGAGCTAACGTGCATCAGAACGCTGGCCTGGCATCGGAGGCTTTCCAAGAAAAGGCATAATCCTCCATTACAACTTCGCCCAGCTGTACCTATACTCCCACGTCTTTCGAGGCCTCTCCAAAGACGAACCTATCCCACACTACTTCCTCGACTGTGCTCTAAACGGCATAAAAGCCGCCACGACAATCATCGACAAATTCGTCAACGACCCCGACGTAGCCCTCGGCATCGTGGGGATGCCATCATACGTCCACTCCATGACAGCATTTGCCTCCATGTTTCTAACAAAAGTGGCAACAAAATACCATGATCTCATCGAACGCGATAAAGTGTACGAACTGATCATGGGATTGGTGCAGCAGTTTCGGTCTCAGCCAGCTGGGAAGTGGCATCTGGCGAATCTCATGACTGGTGGGCTTGAGAGGATGGCGCAGACGCTCAAGCTGGAGATCCCAGGGGATATGGGGCCGCCGTTGGGTGTTGAGATGGATCAGAATGCTGATGCGGGGATATCGGGAGTTTCAGGGGTTGATGCTTTCTTCCCTGACTTACCGGGCGATTTCTTCTTTAACTACGATATGAGCTTTGAGATGTCTGCGCCTTTGTAGGTTCAGGAGTTGTATGTATATATCACACGTCGTTTGTCAGACCCAGGAGGATTAGAAAGTCAAGCTGCCGAGTTCTGTAGCCACAAGAATTTTATACTGAATAACTCGGTATCTGCCCGGGATATTACTCAAAGTTGGCCAATTGTATGTGTCATTTAACATAGTCCAGGTCTCCAAACTCCTTGAGGCACAGAAGTTAATTCATAGATTTAGGTAGCAGAAGAACTACTTAACCCGGCGTCTCAACTCTGCTATAGCTCTGACCGACAGAGTCCCCATTCCTAGTTCGTGCCTATTGAGCTACCGGTTCATATTCAGAAGTCGCGATCGCACCGATCTGGTTTGGGGGGCGAGGTACTGAACTCTAGAATCTAGATATTATGGAGACATCTATAGACGGGTGTTAACTTATTTCGGACCTGGCCAATTCGAAAGTGTAATAATAGCATTGGCAGAAGTCTGGATTtctatttctttcttcaaagCTACGAAGTTGACGATACTTCAATGGCATACGATTCTTTTTGTTCCTAACTGGAGTGGTAATCTTGGTAGGCCAATGACATGGAACAGCTTTGTCGACTGGCCACAACATGGAGAATATCTATAGAAGTAAGAGGTAGGAATGCCAGCTTTCTTTACACAACTCGACATCAAAAACCACCCTTGAGCCAAAACTCAGATAACAAATATCAGGGAAACTTCTACAACCGGCTTGACCTGTCACATCAAATCTTCTCTCTTAAACAGGCAGGAATTGGACCAATGTGGCCACTGGCAATCTACAGCCAAATTGGAGGCAGATATGTTCTATAGTAGTAAAAGTAACTCGGAGCGTTCAAATTAGGCATCAAATGTGGAGCAGTGAAGGCAATATTGATGTAATTCAGTTACTGCAGTTCGGATAGAAACTAAAACCATTCTCCTTAATATTCGTCGGTAGCATCACTGTCGTCAGATCCAGATTCCTCGTCCCGGTCTTGATGAGAGTTGATAAGGCcactagtaataatagtattagctCTAGGTACGAACAGAAATAGGAGTAGATTCGAGATAGGAAAATTTTGAATAGTGCCAGCGATACTATTGTATTGTAGGAGAAACAATACCGAAAATCTGAAGGAATTCATTGGAAACATGTACGTACCGTAAAAGTTTCTCTACAACCTCATCTATCAACTCCAAGCCCTTCTTAGCGCGTTCGTTTGATGGTGCGGACTGAAGTTTCCTTTCCAGTTTGGCTGTTTTGAAGATCCTGTCCACAGGAATAGTTCTCTTTCTATCCAGCGTATCAGAGTCGCTGGATGATCGAAGAATGTGGTCGAAGACCTTGCGGATTATATCCGGATTTTGTAGCTGCAATCTGTATGCCTCATGATCCGATTTTCGAGAGGAAACTCCACCATACTTGGGTGACATGTTAACGAGAAGCATAATCATCGCCGTCAAGCCAGAAGCTAATGCGGTTCCTACAGAACTGGCCGGCTGATCCCCGAAGTTGGATTTCATCGGTGGTAGAGGACCGGGGATGCTGGAAGCTTGGCCCGGAAAGAAATACTCTCCTTGGGCCTGAGACTTCTCATCACTATAGCCACTCTCGCGAGCCCCACCGATACATATGACTTTGTCGTTCATTTTACCCATGAACTGTGGTATGTCTTCACTTACGCCCTGGTCACTGGCCGCACCAAACATTACAATCTTTGCCGTGTGCGCAGCGGTGACAGCATTTT contains:
- a CDS encoding hypothetical protein (EggNog:ENOG41), which gives rise to MSKRSWSEAENGETQFPPQISRKVKACTACRRQKIKCLIDENGPPCRRCAEKGLGCVLGKNLQTILDEKSQYSNSPLQHFTLLIVFRFTQDVVSDLEQMHNFLKEVAGRLDLILPPLRSFSGSAEGPKDESPSLSNKGHHVPSRDNSPKLMPEDDDVPYAPIHSLYTLTKLRALRSPDDMNSQQNPGMEDVITKRLISLADAERLFNFYRKRLDPYIYLIGCPYETMQECRQKSQFLLVAVLTVAALHDSTADYIYPVISSEFRRLFETSIFERRLSRDYLRALCIGCYWLSDLSWMLSGHAIRRAAEFDLHNSYDRAIEKASTEDAQCARIWYILCVCDQQLATQYGRPSIVQEDPSTQGATDFLHCAVSHEEDRRLLSQVTVLYLYSHVFRGLSKDEPIPHYFLDCALNGIKAATTIIDKFVNDPDVALGIVGMPSYVHSMTAFASMFLTKVATKYHDLIERDKVYELIMGLVQQFRSQPAGKWHLANLMTGGLERMAQTLKLEIPGDMGPPLGVEMDQNADAGISGVSGVDAFFPDLPGDFFFNYDMSFEMSAPL